In the genome of Paenibacillus sp. FSL R5-0766, one region contains:
- a CDS encoding alpha/beta hydrolase, with the protein MLLLIGAAFLYEWFASSHAKKDFPPPGTLVQVGGYQLHIHKQGNGSPTILMEAGSGETSLSWRDIPVELAQHATVVTYDRSGYAWSESAPTERTGANIVKDLHAALEKENIRGPYVMVGHSLGGMYARLFAQTYSNEVQSLVLIDARPEDDERNTKALLEQAQFQGNPSASLLSLLKVSGAFRLFQDFMLDGLVAKQDRDTFVNVIATPSYFQAKEEEALLAHSTEDAIRGQRLGSIPVRIIARGRPQDYASAGIPVDIGQKLESIWQSGQRNMLNISKDSQLIVATRSGHMIIHDEPELVVKTILQLISDK; encoded by the coding sequence ATGCTACTACTGATAGGTGCCGCATTCCTCTATGAGTGGTTTGCTTCCTCGCACGCCAAAAAGGACTTTCCACCTCCAGGTACGTTAGTTCAAGTCGGCGGTTACCAACTACACATTCATAAACAAGGCAATGGTTCACCGACCATACTTATGGAGGCTGGAAGTGGTGAAACCAGTTTGTCGTGGAGAGACATTCCTGTGGAACTAGCCCAACATGCAACGGTGGTCACGTATGATCGCTCAGGATATGCCTGGAGCGAATCTGCACCTACAGAACGTACAGGTGCAAATATCGTCAAAGATTTACATGCTGCTCTGGAGAAGGAGAACATACGCGGCCCTTACGTTATGGTAGGTCATTCTCTTGGGGGTATGTATGCTAGACTCTTTGCACAGACCTATTCAAATGAGGTTCAGAGCCTTGTCCTCATTGATGCGCGACCTGAGGATGATGAACGGAACACAAAGGCTTTGTTGGAACAGGCTCAGTTTCAGGGAAACCCGTCTGCGTCCTTGTTATCTTTACTGAAGGTATCTGGCGCTTTCAGATTATTTCAAGACTTTATGCTTGATGGTCTGGTTGCCAAGCAAGATCGGGATACTTTTGTTAATGTGATTGCTACCCCTTCCTATTTTCAAGCCAAAGAAGAAGAAGCCCTACTTGCCCATTCAACAGAAGATGCCATTCGTGGCCAACGTCTTGGATCAATCCCTGTACGTATCATTGCACGCGGACGTCCTCAAGACTATGCTAGTGCAGGGATTCCGGTTGACATTGGGCAGAAGCTCGAATCCATATGGCAATCGGGACAACGTAACATGTTGAATATATCGAAGGATAGTCAGCTCATTGTGGCTACCCGCAGTGGTCATATGATTATTCATGATGAACCTGAACTGGTTGTGAAAACAATCCTTCAGCTAATCTCTGATAAGTAG
- a CDS encoding DUF1361 domain-containing protein, translated as MRKLNYIRIFIFLSVVTIVTLGLYYVAADWLDQRYFRFLIWNLFLGWIPFVFSYVAYLLSDVKWKGAAWLAVASGLLWLLFFPNSSYIVTDLVHLTARSSRYYVGNGVDYTYWYDLSVVLMFVWTGLLLGFLSMYQLQEVIYHRIGRSASWIFVLAGCALGSYGVLLGRVYRLNSWDALTNRETLIELMHESVSRPSLAFCLFFGTFITTIYATLYYLINTRAPRETKKSTGSPESDLQALR; from the coding sequence TTGAGAAAACTGAATTATATTCGCATATTTATTTTCCTTAGTGTGGTCACAATAGTAACGCTAGGGTTGTACTATGTAGCCGCAGATTGGCTGGATCAGCGTTATTTCCGCTTCCTGATCTGGAATCTGTTCTTGGGCTGGATTCCTTTTGTGTTCTCTTATGTAGCCTATCTTCTAAGTGATGTGAAATGGAAAGGTGCCGCATGGCTTGCAGTCGCTAGTGGTCTGCTGTGGTTGTTGTTTTTCCCGAACTCCTCTTATATTGTTACGGATCTGGTTCATCTGACAGCGAGAAGTTCCCGGTATTATGTTGGGAACGGAGTGGACTACACGTATTGGTACGACTTAAGTGTTGTATTAATGTTTGTCTGGACTGGACTCCTGCTTGGATTCCTGTCGATGTATCAGCTTCAGGAAGTGATCTATCACCGAATTGGACGCTCGGCATCCTGGATCTTTGTACTGGCTGGCTGTGCTTTGGGAAGTTATGGGGTCTTGCTTGGACGTGTATATCGACTGAATAGCTGGGATGCACTGACGAATCGCGAGACGCTGATTGAGCTGATGCACGAAAGTGTAAGCCGTCCGTCTCTGGCGTTTTGCCTGTTTTTTGGCACGTTTATCACTACAATCTATGCCACATTGTATTATCTGATCAATACGAGGGCTCCCCGTGAAACGAAGAAGAGTACAGGAAGTCCCGAATCGGACCTGCAAGCGTTACGCTAA
- a CDS encoding spore coat protein yields the protein MNHGGHEMFDVHEILSSTINVLDQYMILRTFVQSQELIGILDRQYNFILSQYNLTAECFASGQKPHEETATYMIPNIVPPVYGLKPSAPKKPNQSLADVKDAGISGHMLGLIKSHASLLGMTCNEITNGTVRRVVASQIQHFIEMAYEIFMFQNKNAYYQVPQLTQSDTQQMLQAYIPATGAPQMPNSSNKPLH from the coding sequence ATGAATCATGGCGGGCATGAGATGTTCGACGTGCATGAGATTCTGTCCTCCACCATTAACGTCCTGGATCAATACATGATCTTACGTACATTTGTGCAGAGCCAGGAACTGATTGGCATTCTCGACCGGCAGTACAATTTCATCTTATCCCAGTACAATCTGACAGCAGAGTGTTTTGCATCCGGACAGAAGCCTCATGAAGAGACGGCAACCTACATGATCCCCAACATCGTACCACCGGTATATGGCCTTAAGCCATCAGCACCGAAAAAGCCAAATCAGAGCTTGGCCGATGTAAAGGATGCCGGAATTAGCGGTCATATGCTGGGACTGATCAAATCACATGCCAGTCTGCTCGGCATGACCTGCAACGAGATCACAAATGGAACGGTTCGCCGAGTCGTCGCTTCGCAGATCCAGCATTTTATCGAGATGGCCTATGAAATTTTCATGTTCCAGAATAAAAACGCCTATTACCAAGTACCTCAACTCACTCAAAGTGATACACAACAGATGCTTCAGGCATATATTCCAGCAACCGGAGCACCTCAGATGCCTAATAGTAGTAATAAACCACTTCATTAA
- a CDS encoding sigma-70 family RNA polymerase sigma factor encodes MNSNLHANEPDVSSLDVGELYIRYKKYAFSIAYRMLGSVVEAEDIVQDCFAGIQSTSAQDIRNPKSYIARLIVNRSLNLLNSARNQRESYVGEWLPEPMGDSEEANMPEETMEKKELISYAYLVMLERLSPMERAVFVLREAFRYDYSEIADWLGKTETNCRQIFSRARRNLPERLPPIEQSDADMIAKGELLSRFTSAFLRYDVSAMLELLADQPVFTADGGGVVHTVMRTMNIHKGVLALLTSRRVLTRLREREWVPMWINGELQLALMKEGQLSEVLCLELDTSGERIEGVYLVVNPNKLTSIETSTL; translated from the coding sequence ATGAATTCCAATCTCCACGCCAATGAGCCAGATGTGTCTTCTCTGGATGTTGGTGAGTTGTATATTCGTTATAAAAAATATGCATTTTCCATAGCTTACCGCATGCTGGGTAGTGTGGTAGAAGCTGAAGATATTGTGCAGGATTGCTTTGCGGGGATTCAGAGCACGTCTGCTCAGGATATTCGTAATCCCAAGTCCTACATCGCCAGATTGATTGTGAACCGAAGTTTGAATCTGCTAAATTCCGCCCGTAATCAGCGGGAAAGTTATGTTGGTGAGTGGCTGCCAGAGCCGATGGGTGACAGTGAAGAGGCGAACATGCCAGAGGAAACGATGGAGAAAAAAGAGCTGATCTCCTACGCCTATCTGGTCATGTTGGAGCGTCTATCGCCCATGGAACGGGCTGTTTTTGTCCTTCGTGAAGCGTTCCGATATGATTATTCCGAAATAGCGGATTGGCTGGGCAAAACGGAGACTAACTGTCGTCAAATCTTTAGCCGCGCCAGACGGAACTTGCCTGAAAGACTTCCGCCGATCGAGCAGAGTGATGCAGATATGATAGCTAAAGGTGAATTGCTGAGCCGTTTTACATCGGCTTTCCTTCGTTATGACGTCTCTGCCATGCTGGAGTTACTGGCGGATCAGCCTGTATTTACAGCAGATGGCGGTGGCGTTGTGCATACGGTTATGAGAACAATGAACATTCACAAAGGTGTGCTTGCACTCCTGACCTCACGGCGAGTCCTTACGCGATTGCGTGAAAGGGAATGGGTACCGATGTGGATTAATGGCGAACTTCAACTCGCGTTGATGAAAGAAGGGCAGTTGTCCGAGGTACTCTGTTTGGAGTTGGACACTTCCGGAGAGCGGATTGAGGGCGTGTATCTCGTTGTAAATCCAAACAAACTTACATCAATAGAAACTTCAACTCTTTGA
- a CDS encoding carboxymuconolactone decarboxylase family protein, with the protein MNLRTNYRVASPGAFKAMMAMEQYISGQFENKVLYELLKIRVSQINGCAFCLDMHAKDLMKLGDYADHILLLSVWREVAFFTDQERVMLELAEAVTRISKHGVPLALYDKVREHFSESELVDLILAINTINNWNRIAITTGMYPGCFN; encoded by the coding sequence ATGAATTTAAGAACGAATTACAGAGTAGCTAGTCCAGGTGCTTTTAAAGCGATGATGGCGATGGAGCAATATATATCCGGGCAATTTGAAAATAAAGTATTGTATGAGCTGTTAAAAATCCGAGTGTCCCAGATTAATGGCTGCGCCTTTTGTCTCGATATGCATGCCAAAGATCTGATGAAACTGGGAGATTATGCGGATCATATTTTATTGCTGAGTGTGTGGCGTGAAGTGGCTTTCTTCACGGATCAAGAACGTGTTATGCTGGAGCTGGCTGAAGCGGTGACCCGAATCTCGAAACACGGTGTACCCCTTGCGTTGTACGATAAGGTTCGTGAACATTTCAGTGAATCCGAACTGGTGGATCTGATCCTGGCCATTAACACGATTAATAACTGGAACCGGATTGCGATCACAACTGGAATGTATCCGGGTTGCTTTAACTAA
- a CDS encoding aromatic ring-hydroxylating dioxygenase subunit alpha, with amino-acid sequence MITSNANRNVTSELPRVCTFTAEDWHVLSQYWYPVAQATEVTDKPLAAQLLDVKLVLYRSNDQIVVAKDLCFHRGAPLSKGWVENGEIVCPYHGFRYNCEGKCTVVPAHPSSKISPKLKLIVYPAVERYGLIWTTLAGKEEQIPSFPGWDDPYYINILPPNFDIAGSSGRQMEGFLDVSHFAYVHTETFGDRNNTEVPQYKVKREGNELLAEYWSTVSNYGKGQDLVAPEGFQWLREFRVFPPFAASLTVHFPGDDKLNILNCASPISARYTRLFCPITRNFDKDAPIEDTIKFNLQVFEEDREMVESQKPEDLPLDLHAEAHIPADRTSIAYRQLLTELGLGRNYTS; translated from the coding sequence ATGATAACTTCCAACGCAAACCGTAATGTGACGTCCGAATTGCCTAGAGTGTGTACGTTCACCGCAGAAGACTGGCATGTATTATCCCAATATTGGTACCCGGTAGCCCAAGCAACCGAAGTAACAGACAAACCCCTGGCTGCTCAATTACTCGACGTGAAGCTGGTTCTCTACCGCAGTAATGATCAGATTGTGGTAGCCAAGGATCTTTGTTTTCACCGCGGGGCTCCACTTAGCAAAGGCTGGGTAGAAAATGGCGAGATTGTCTGCCCTTATCACGGTTTTCGTTATAATTGTGAAGGAAAATGTACCGTAGTTCCTGCGCACCCAAGTTCCAAGATCTCGCCTAAGCTCAAACTTATCGTCTATCCGGCAGTCGAACGTTATGGCTTGATCTGGACCACTTTAGCGGGAAAGGAAGAACAGATCCCCTCCTTCCCTGGATGGGATGATCCGTATTATATCAATATTTTGCCACCCAACTTTGACATTGCTGGTTCCTCTGGACGACAAATGGAGGGATTCCTGGATGTATCCCATTTTGCCTATGTGCATACCGAAACGTTTGGTGATCGAAACAACACAGAAGTCCCCCAATACAAAGTAAAACGCGAAGGTAATGAGTTACTGGCCGAGTATTGGAGTACGGTGAGTAACTATGGCAAAGGGCAAGATCTTGTTGCACCTGAAGGTTTCCAATGGCTGCGCGAGTTTCGGGTTTTTCCACCCTTTGCGGCTTCTCTTACGGTACATTTCCCAGGAGACGACAAGCTAAATATTCTGAATTGTGCTTCGCCGATCTCTGCCCGTTATACACGTTTATTCTGTCCAATCACACGCAACTTTGACAAAGACGCTCCGATTGAAGACACAATCAAATTCAACTTACAGGTATTTGAAGAAGACCGCGAGATGGTCGAGTCACAGAAACCGGAGGATCTGCCCCTTGATCTGCATGCCGAGGCCCATATTCCCGCAGACCGTACTTCGATTGCTTATCGTCAATTGTTAACGGAGCTTGGCTTGGGACGAAATTACACGTCGTAA
- a CDS encoding cupin domain-containing protein → MATSYMDYTLPTTEFTYDLSNNPLFKKDENNYINALSIKQLNTLGNASLLDIFLNTGNVVEPHTHQNATELVYCISGAAVVSLINPFTNELLHFPITPGQVANVPQGWWHYEMATVDHTHLLAIFDAPVPEAIFGSDILRLTPANVLAHTYCLDETKIQEALAPIQKTVIIGPPADCQASTAPASNSAPNVNHQPYVMPNVQPNVQPNMQPNTQPNMQPNMQPYVNRLPYWGTWVDPRIIHEPGCPYYRELPVNTNNQEER, encoded by the coding sequence TTGGCAACCTCATACATGGATTACACTTTACCAACCACCGAATTTACTTACGATTTGAGCAATAACCCGTTATTCAAGAAGGATGAGAACAACTATATTAACGCTCTTTCCATCAAGCAGTTAAACACACTGGGCAATGCTTCTTTACTGGATATTTTCCTCAACACGGGCAATGTGGTTGAACCACATACGCATCAGAATGCAACGGAGTTGGTATACTGCATCAGCGGTGCGGCCGTCGTGTCCCTCATTAATCCGTTCACCAATGAATTGCTTCATTTCCCGATTACTCCAGGGCAGGTGGCTAATGTACCTCAAGGTTGGTGGCACTATGAAATGGCTACTGTAGATCATACGCACTTACTGGCGATCTTCGATGCACCTGTGCCTGAAGCGATATTTGGCTCAGACATCTTGCGTCTTACCCCTGCGAATGTTCTGGCTCATACGTACTGTCTGGACGAGACAAAAATTCAAGAAGCGCTCGCCCCCATCCAAAAAACAGTGATTATTGGCCCGCCGGCAGATTGCCAGGCTTCAACTGCCCCTGCCTCTAACAGTGCTCCAAATGTGAATCATCAGCCTTACGTAATGCCGAATGTACAACCCAATGTACAGCCAAACATGCAACCAAACACACAACCCAACATGCAGCCAAATATGCAACCTTACGTGAACCGTCTTCCGTACTGGGGCACTTGGGTTGATCCACGTATCATTCATGAGCCGGGCTGTCCGTACTATAGAGAGCTTCCTGTGAATACGAATAATCAAGAGGAAAGATAA